The genome window CGGTAGACCATTTAACCACGTCATGTGCTTTGGTTGGTCAAGACTGGCCTTTTTGATTATCGAATCTTTCTTAACTGCACCCTAGTTATACTCAAACACAATCTTCTGATCTGGAATAGCTATATGTTATATATTATTGTCTTTATTATTGTAGTATAATGATGCTTTCTAAATTATTGCGTGGCAGCTGACAAGCAATAATTCAGAGAATATCGGAGCACTCACCTTAGGTGGCTCATAGCCTCATAATAACTCTCTAAAGAACAAAACTCCTCATTTAGATAACAAGTTGATTTTGGAAGAAATTAATACAAGTTCCAACCACTTGCTCATGCTTCTTCAAATCTATTTGGAGGCATTTGGTTGGTGAAGTTTTGCAATAGGGAATTCGGAGACACGGTGGCCGCATGGGATGACGGCTTGGCGTCGGAGGTGATGGAGGTGGAGGAGTATCGGAGTGAGTGAGTTGAGCTGTTGGGTTGTTTCCAGCAAAATGGGAGTTGTCGGGCCGGTATGCCGACATCGAGGGAGGTAATGCAAGATGGGTGCTCGTCGAATTGGGTTGTTTGGTCTTTTTACCCCTTTTTAATGGGGTGCGTGGGGCGGCTTCAGAAGAATGAGGGACAAAACTGGAATTTTAATGAATGTGAGGTGTTTTCATAAGAGTGGCCACTTTATTGTTGCTACTCAGTATTGCGGtttaatgatatttctcttcatttgaaagtgagaggtcttagatttgaACCTCgtgatggcgaattcgataccaaattaggtttcTCATCATGTCACTTTGCCgaactctccctctcttttgtgtaaaaaaaaatatcaatgtactcaacaaaaaaaaaatcctcattgtcttatttttccactcactttttaatgaaaatgttaatcacttatttatcattttaataaaagaaaaactaatgaaaatggcttgaaaactttgagttttaacgataatgacaaaataaagggtaaagtgaatagtatcatgattgactttttaatataaaaatgtggtttttcgttaaagtgaacagtatcggagcttttcattaaagtttcctTTAATAAAAGACTTTTATATCCATATTTATAAAttctttataattttaattaaataactaaaaaaaaataaagaaaaactaaaactaatgaaaataaatcCATCACCCTCCTAAATCAGCCATCATGGGCTTACGACTATCAAGTCCCCAATCATCCATCACACCTCTCAACCAGCAAACATCACCCTACTCTCTCTTTTAATTTTGGTAATACCACCTCCaacctctcttcctcttcctcataGATAAACAACAATGGTCACTGATCACGGGTAGAATAGAGATGCAACAAAGGAGGCAACCATGGAAGCTAGAGGATGATGCAACCCATATTTTCAAATCGAATAATACCCAAATCCCAATTGGAATAAACGATTTGGAGCAATCTTCCTCCCCCGTCTTCACTCTATTCCTCCCCTTCCGTTTCTCTCTTTTCGTCCCCCGTGCTTCTCTCTTCATCCCgctttcatttctctctctttccaaaGGAGAAGCCGCCAAGTAGGTGTCAAAGGTTTTGGTTTTTGATAGGGTTGGGTGGAGGTGTTGGTGCGTCCAGGGTAGTGCAGGTGCGGTGTTGCAATTAAGGAAGGatgataccttttttttttttaacattttaatattattctttgaaaaattaaaataaatatattaaaggttattttaagaaaaatggTAGGTAGAGgaataacattttatttttttttaattttttttatcgtgGATGAGATTATAATGTgagtgtaaaaataaaataatgaagtGGGTCTATCACCAAAATTGTAGGGTATCTATACAACAATCCAATTTTAGTCATAATAATATTAttctttgaaaaattaaaataaaatatattaaaggttattttaagaaaaatggTAGGTAGAGGAagaacattttatttttttaatatttttttttattgtggaTGAGATTATAATGTgagtgtaaaaataaaataataaagtgGGTCTATCATCAAAATTGTAGGGTATCTATAAAACAATTCAATTTTAGTCAGAAAATGCAATTAGTTAAATTAACTAATGAAATGTCGTATCATTTGatgaaattgacaaaaaatGGACAAAAGAAATTGGATATCTGTTATTATTCTTTGTGAAAATGCAAATGATGATTGTTTGTTGGAATATATCACCAGAGATTATTATGGGAACTATAGATCAACTCTCGAAAGGTGACTTGTATATTAACCTTGGCATATACGCCTCTTCAAAAAACAAGTTCCGAAACTAATTGTCATTACTAGTCACAGCACACTTGAACTTAATCATCTCTATATATTTATTAGTaaataagattgcaatagaAGTACCTCGATCGCTACATAGTGCAAGCAAATATCTAGAAAATTACCATGGAATCACTTTCACACTAGGGGACATGTGACTAGCGGCGGTAATGTTAGgcagactaaatttgtagactaaaatttgaaaattaaaggacatgtaaatttgtagactaaaatttgaaaattaaaggacatgaaagttaatgattggtttattacttaagcgttaatAAACGTACTCATTCATAttagtgacacattatttagtttacaaatttagttttcaaatttagtcttcctagcattatctTACATAAAAAGGCTGGTGCATACAACAGCTTGCTCACAACCAATCATACATCAAGTAAAGATCACGTGATCAATTATTATAGGAAGGGCATTCTACTGGCACATTAATCCTAAGCAATATTTTTCCAATCTTAACGTAATTAACAACGTTCATACAACTTGATATTCATCTTGAGGCGAAAATAATATTGCCCCTGGAAAGTATCAGTTTGAAGACTGGCAATCCCTCTAGCCATGAAGAAGTCTCCAGTCCCTCCGACCACCGAAAGATCCCTAGTTTTCTCCGGCATCAAATCCGCACCCATAATATTCGATGTACCCCTGTGCTCACTTGAGTTGAACACCAATGTGAATGCAAACCAAGCTGAGTAGGTGTCTTTCCTGTCGTAGAAATAGAAGCCTTGAGCGTTTGCGATGTGCGGAGAGTGATACTTGTT of Malus sylvestris chromosome 6, drMalSylv7.2, whole genome shotgun sequence contains these proteins:
- the LOC126627237 gene encoding dirigent protein 5-like — encoded protein: MRMQLYYHDKLFDGTQKDKTNATSAATANPTKLAPGSQFGMLVVFNDPITRDNKYHSPHIANAQGFYFYDRKDTYSAWFAFTLVFNSSEHRGTSNIMGADLMPEKTRDLSVVGGTGDFFMARGIASLQTDTFQGQYYFRLKMNIKLYERC